GCGGCGCCAGAGATCGAGCAACTCGCCGGGAGCTTCCGGCCAGAGGCTCGATGCATCGTGAAACTGGATGATGTGCCGCGGCATCCGATAGATTGGCCGGCCGTCTTTGAAGGACTCGAAGACGAGACCCTTCCGGAAGAGAGACTGGAGGATGGTATCCATCTCCGGCCGGGGTTTTTCGAACCGCTCCGACAGATCTTCCACCGATGCCGGCAGGGCATTGACCAGGCGAGCCTCGTCCTCGGAGCAGACAACCTTCCAGATGAGGGGGACAATATCGGATTCCCCCGCGCCGACTTTCTTCGACAGTTCCCGGTAGACATCCCCGTCAGGCATTCCGTTCCCTCTCCTCCCCCGGTCCTTTCCATGAACCGGGAGCCTTTTCGAATGACATCGTTCCGTCTCCGGAATCAGCAGGCCGCGTCCTCTTCCGGTTCGGCCCATACGATGTGGTCCTTGTTGACGATCATGACCTTGCTCTCGGCACTCTGGGTTGTTACATCGTAAAGGACAATGAAAGGATTCTTAGACTTGGCAAAGATGTCGGAGACCCTCTTTTCATCACCCAGATTGATTCTTCCCCGCAGCAAGGATCCGTCAACCGTCCTGATGGAAACCAGACTCTCGGTGACCTTGGCCGACTTTTTCGAACCGGCTTTTTTCATGACCGACCTCCTCTTTTATCAAGTGGTGTTCTCATGGGATTCCACTTTTCCATCGTTCGCTGCCGCCAGACAATACCGGATGGATTCAAATGCTTACGGCACATCCGGTTGCCGAGCGCCTTTCGAGGTTACTTCCCCTGCAAATTTCAAGCTTTATAAATGAACGACGTCTCATAGTCAAGGTGGATCCTCATCAATCTCCGGATATCCTCGACATTGCTGCATAGAGGCGAAGGCCGGATCTTTCCAGGGCGGCATTGGTGGTCCAGGCATCGTTTCATCCCAATGGAAGGGAACGGTTTCAACATGTAAAATCATTACGCTAAACTGAAAAGCAGAGGTTCATTGGTGATGGCGCGATCATTGCTTTAATCTCATGATCATGCACGAGGAGGGAACCATGGAATCCGTAAGTCGTATCGCACATTCAAGAGAGCCGATGCATTCAGCATCGACAAGAACCGGTATTACTGCCCGACCGGAAAAAACACACGGAGGAGGTATGGCAACCAGGGCGGCCGCAGGGGAAGATTTTGCCGATGTCTTCACGCATGTGGAGGAAGGATCGGGAAGCGGAGAAGTGACGGGTGCGACCGAATCGTCGGGATCCGATCCATCATCCTTCAGGGCGAAAGCAGAGGGAACGGGCCTTATGGCGGTCCTGGAAAAACTTGCCGCCCGCAGCGCCTTGAGACCGGAAGTCAGGGGATTGCAGAACGCTGCTGAACGGATCCGGGAGAACATGGAACGCCAGGGACTTACCGTGCCCTTATTGCCTGTCGATGAGGATGTCTACCCGATCGTGTCACCAGGCACGGGGAACGAACCAGTGGAAGAAATTCAGGCCATCGCCGAAAGCGCTGAAGAGGAAGCATATGATCCAATACCATTGGCTCCCATGGCATCGTCGGATGGTTCACCCGCTCTGACGGAGGATCCGGTTGCCATTATTGCCGAGAATCAGACCGTGTTCTTCAACGAAGAGGGATGAGCGATGCCGGAGGGAAATTGCACTCCCGAACCCGTTCCACCCGTTCCATCGTTTCCGCGTCCCTGTGTGAATAGCGATTTAATGGAATCTCTGGATTTCAGACCTCATGTTGTGAAATGATATCGTGCCGATTTAATGAATTTCGGTATTCTCTGCGGCCCGCAGGTTGCGGTTGATAACACCCGAAGGATGGATCGGATGAGCGGGAATAAGAAGGCCAGGGAGCCGTTTGTCCATGAACTGGATGCCCGGAAGGAAAAAGTCGCCCGTCTTGAGGACACTCTTCAGGATAAAGCGGTGACCGCCGACCGACAACCTGTCGAGGAGGAGGTCCAGCGGTATCGCTTCATGGTGGAAAACGCGGGAAGCGAGATCTACCTGGTTCGTCGCGATGGCAATATCGCCTTTGTAAACCGGGCGGCTGCAACGAGTCTGGGCTATACAGTCGATGAACTGCTGTCGATGAACGTCCGGGATTTCGATCCACGGTACGGTCCAATGTTTTCCCGTCACTTCGACGAGCTGAAAGCAGGCGATCTCCCGCCCTTTGAAACAGTACATATTGCCCGGGATGGACGCGGAATCCCCAAGGAATTCAAATCGTCTTACCTGAAGGTTGGAAACGAAGAGTACATCTGCGGCTTCGGCCTGGATATCACCGAAAGGAAGCGGGCCGAAGAATCACTGAAGAAGAGCGAGGCGATGTACCGCAGCGTCATCGAGAATATCCAGGAGGTTTACTATCGGACCAATCGGGAGGGCCGGCTGGTCTTGACGAGTCCGTCCGGAGCGGCGATGTTCGGATACGAGCGGGTGGAAGACATTCTCGGCACGGATGTGCAGAGCCTCTGGGAGGACCCCGGTGAAAGACCCAGGCTTCTCGCGGAGGTTGCGAAGCACGGAAGCGTGGAGGATTATGTCGGTCTCATGAAGAGAAGGGACGGCAGCGTGTTCATGGCATCCCTGAGTGTCCATTTTTACCGGAACGACGAGGGAAACACGCTTGGGACGGAGGGCATCATCCGGGATGTCACGGAGCTGAAAAGAGCGGAAGCGGCCCTGAAGAAAAGCGAAGAGACATTCCGGAAGGCGTTTCACACAAGTCCCGATGCAATCAACATCAACCGCCTGTCCGACGGCATGTTCGTGTCGATCAACGACGGATTCACAAAGGCAACCGGATACACGGCGGAAGACGTGATCGGCAGGACCCCGTCGGAAATCGATCTCTGGCTCCATCCGGAAGACCGGGATCGGATGGTCGGGACCATGATCGAACACGGCGAGGTCCGCAACCTGGAGGCCCCTTTCCGGAAGAAAAACGGTTCCATCGATATCGCGCTGATGTCCGCCTCCATCATCGACATCGACGGCGTTGCCCATATCCTGAGCATCACACGCGACATCACGGAGAGAAAAAGGGCCGAAGAGGCGGTCCGGGAGAGTGAGAGGCGCTTCCGCGACCTGGCGGAGCTGCTTCCCCAGGCCGTCTTCGAGTTTGATGAGCAGGGCCGCTTTACCTATGCGAACCAGTTTGCTCTCAACCTCTTCGGCTATACGAGGGACGATTTCAAAGGCGGGATCGACGCAATCGACACCATCGCCCCGGGGAGCCGGGAATTGGCGGTCCGGAACATTACCAGGGTGATGAGAAACGAGTTGAAATCGGGGACGGAATATACGGCGATCCGCAAGAACGGCGAGGAGTTCCCCGTGATCATCTATTCCACCCCCATCCATCGGGACGGCAGGGTCGCCGGCCTGCGCGGGATCATTATCGACCTGACGGAGCGCAAGCGTCTGGAGGCGCAGCTGACCCAGGCACAAAAGCTGGAAGCCGTCGGCACCCTGGCCGGCGGCATGGCGCACAATTTCAATAATATTCTCATGGGAATCCAGGGACATGTCTCGATGATGCTCATGAACATGGATACCGGGCATCCCTATTACGAGCGCCTGAAAAACATCGAAGAACAGATCCTCAGCGGGGCGGATCTGACGAAACAGCTTCTGGGATTCGCCCGGGGCGGAAAGTACGAGGTGAAGCCCCTGAACATCAACGCCGTTCTTTCATGGACGGCGGAGATGTTTGCCAGGACAAAGAAGGAAATCACGATCGAGATGGACCTGGGAGAGGAGCCGCTGACGGTCCTCGCCGACCGCAGCCAGATGGAACAGATGCTCATGAACCTGCTTGTGAACGCCTGGCAGGCAATGCCGGCGGGAGGCAGGATTTACCTGGAAACGAAAAGCGTCCTTCTCGGCGCGGCGGAAATCAGGCCATATGAGGTGACTCCGGGTCCCTATGTGAGAATTACCGTGCAGGATTCGGGTATGGGAATGGACGAACGAACACAGAAGCGGATATTCGAGCCCTTTTTCACGACGAAGCAGATGGGGAGGGGAACAGGCCTGGGACTGGCGACGGTCTATGGCATCGTCAAGGGCCATCGGGGATATATCACGGTCTACAGCGAAACCGGGCACGGGTCGAGGTTCAACATCTACCTTCCCCTGGCGGAAGGCGAAACACCTGCGCAATGGACGGTGGAAAAGACCGAAGCCACGTCCGGATCGGGGGTCATTCTGCTCGTCGAGGATGAAGAACAGGTGCTCCAGACGACAAGGGAGATGCTCGAGCTCCTTGGATACACCGTCCTGACCGCCCGGGACGGCCGGGAGGCGATCGAGGTGTACCGCCGGATGGGGAAAGGCATCGATCTGGTTCTGATGGACATGATCATGCCGGGAATCAGCGGTGGCGAGGCCATTGACGCCCTGCTGGAAATCAATCCGTCCGTACGGATCGTTCTGGCCAGCGGCTACAGCCTGAACGGCCTGGCCGGGGATATCATGCGACGAGGCTGCAGGGCCTTCCTCCAGAAACCCTACAACATGGGGGAGTTGTCAAGAACCGTCACTCAGGTGATGAGCGTGCCCGCGTAATTCGGTCTATTTCCCTCCGACTCCGGATCCGCCTTCGGCCTGGTATCTTATGAGGGCGTCGGTGGCGGCCCGAAGTCTGCCCGCCATGGCTTTCAGCACCATCCTGAAATTGTCGGAAAGCTGGTTGTATTCCCTGTCAAAAAAATTCCGGTCGATGATCCCCACGACGGTGTCGCCGATTGCCCTGGCGGATGCCGTGCGCTCCCCTTTGGTGATGTACGCCACTTCACCGAAGATCTCGCCTTCCTTCATCCTGGCGATTATAATCTCCCGCTCGTTCATGGTGCGGTATATCTCAACGCATCCCTCGTCAACGACATAAATCCAGTCCCCGTGAGATCCTTCCGTAAAAATGACCGTTCCGTCGGGATAGTTCTCGTACGTTGCGATCTGGAACATCGGTCTCCTCCTTTTTTTTCCGCCGTCGGGTATTCTCGGTTATTCTTCAAGAATATTCAATTCTATAACCGAAGCCGATGAAAAACGAAACACAGAAATGAGCGTCTGCTTCATCAAGTGACGGAAATTCGACCCGGTCGGCTCATACCCCGAGGGTGCATGACATCATGGAAAACGATCCGATCTTGTGTCATATAGCAAACCCTGTTTACCCCCGTGCGCCCCGCCGGCAAAGATCGTGCAAACGAAAAGGAATGGAAGCACCGAGATGAAAATGAAGCGGATCCGGATCGCGATCACCATCGGCCTGTTGCTGTCTCTTGTTGCCGTGGCTGCCACATACATGACGATACAGCGCGAGATCGAGCAGTTGAAGCCGCGCCTGGCGGAGTATGCAAGCCTCCGTTATGGTCTGGACGTAAAGGTGGACGACCTCGGTTATGCCTTTCCGGACGGTCTCCGGGCAACCGGGCTCCGGGTCTCTTTCCTCGGAAAACCGATGCTGGAGGCGGCAACGGCGACCTTTCGCATTCGCCTGTCGGATTTGTTCAGGAACCGGTCCCTGGGGACACGGAGCCTGAGGTCCGTGGATGCCGAGGCCGTAAAGGTCAGCATTGAGCGGTCCGCTGCAGGTGGATGGCTATTCCCCGGTCCTCCCCCCTACCCTTCCCGAAAAGACGCATCAACCAACGGAGAGGAAAAGTTCGAACGGTCCCGGGTTCTCTTTTCCATCCGTGGTCTCGAAATCCATCTGGCGACGCAACGGGGTGCCATCCACCGGACGTACGACCGCCTTGAAGCCCTCTACGATCCTTCGCAAAGGTCCGCCGAGTTAAATCTGCGGGGTGGAGAGGAGAAACTGAAAATCGCTCTTGGCACGGGACCGGAGCGGCGGGTCGATGTAGAGGCGGATGCCGTCTCCCTGGAGCCGTTGCTTCTTTTCACATCGCCGGTCATCCCTTTCGACCGGCTCTACCTGGGAGGGAAAAGCACGGTTCGGGAAATTTCTCCTGGAAGGTACGCCTTTGCGGTTTCAGGCCGACTGTTCGGCAAGGGCTCGGACGGGAGCCTGAAGGTCCGCGTGAACATGGAAGGGCTCGGGACGCATGACGGACTGGAGGAGGCCCGGGGGGAGATGGACCTGGGGGGGGAAAGCTTGCTTTTTTCCGCAACCTCTACGGGAGGGAAAAGACGAGGATTTCAAGCGGATGCAACATTCCGCAACTTTTCCTTCGAGCGCGCGGTTGCCTCTGTTCCCGCCTCGTTTCGACCGAATCTGTCCGATCTGAAAGTGACAGGATATCTGAATGGCGTTTTTACGACGTCCATTGCCACGGCGCCGCCTTACCGGACGTCTTACCGCTTCACGGGCGAATCGGAGCGGCTCCGG
This DNA window, taken from Syntrophales bacterium, encodes the following:
- a CDS encoding PAS domain S-box protein, translated to MSGNKKAREPFVHELDARKEKVARLEDTLQDKAVTADRQPVEEEVQRYRFMVENAGSEIYLVRRDGNIAFVNRAAATSLGYTVDELLSMNVRDFDPRYGPMFSRHFDELKAGDLPPFETVHIARDGRGIPKEFKSSYLKVGNEEYICGFGLDITERKRAEESLKKSEAMYRSVIENIQEVYYRTNREGRLVLTSPSGAAMFGYERVEDILGTDVQSLWEDPGERPRLLAEVAKHGSVEDYVGLMKRRDGSVFMASLSVHFYRNDEGNTLGTEGIIRDVTELKRAEAALKKSEETFRKAFHTSPDAININRLSDGMFVSINDGFTKATGYTAEDVIGRTPSEIDLWLHPEDRDRMVGTMIEHGEVRNLEAPFRKKNGSIDIALMSASIIDIDGVAHILSITRDITERKRAEEAVRESERRFRDLAELLPQAVFEFDEQGRFTYANQFALNLFGYTRDDFKGGIDAIDTIAPGSRELAVRNITRVMRNELKSGTEYTAIRKNGEEFPVIIYSTPIHRDGRVAGLRGIIIDLTERKRLEAQLTQAQKLEAVGTLAGGMAHNFNNILMGIQGHVSMMLMNMDTGHPYYERLKNIEEQILSGADLTKQLLGFARGGKYEVKPLNINAVLSWTAEMFARTKKEITIEMDLGEEPLTVLADRSQMEQMLMNLLVNAWQAMPAGGRIYLETKSVLLGAAEIRPYEVTPGPYVRITVQDSGMGMDERTQKRIFEPFFTTKQMGRGTGLGLATVYGIVKGHRGYITVYSETGHGSRFNIYLPLAEGETPAQWTVEKTEATSGSGVILLVEDEEQVLQTTREMLELLGYTVLTARDGREAIEVYRRMGKGIDLVLMDMIMPGISGGEAIDALLEINPSVRIVLASGYSLNGLAGDIMRRGCRAFLQKPYNMGELSRTVTQVMSVPA
- a CDS encoding cyclic nucleotide-binding domain-containing protein, which translates into the protein MFQIATYENYPDGTVIFTEGSHGDWIYVVDEGCVEIYRTMNEREIIIARMKEGEIFGEVAYITKGERTASARAIGDTVVGIIDRNFFDREYNQLSDNFRMVLKAMAGRLRAATDALIRYQAEGGSGVGGK
- a CDS encoding transglycosylase domain-containing protein, whose translation is MKMKRIRIAITIGLLLSLVAVAATYMTIQREIEQLKPRLAEYASLRYGLDVKVDDLGYAFPDGLRATGLRVSFLGKPMLEAATATFRIRLSDLFRNRSLGTRSLRSVDAEAVKVSIERSAAGGWLFPGPPPYPSRKDASTNGEEKFERSRVLFSIRGLEIHLATQRGAIHRTYDRLEALYDPSQRSAELNLRGGEEKLKIALGTGPERRVDVEADAVSLEPLLLFTSPVIPFDRLYLGGKSTVREISPGRYAFAVSGRLFGKGSDGSLKVRVNMEGLGTHDGLEEARGEMDLGGESLLFSATSTGGKRRGFQADATFRNFSFERAVASVPASFRPNLSDLKVTGYLNGVFTTSIATAPPYRTSYRFTGESERLRVLALGPGIRIAALRAPFRHTFRTEQGKTMNIWVGPDNPDFVPYGEIPPAMIKAAMSAEDGGFFRHRGFSIQQFIEALADNIRAGRVVRGASTITMQLAKNLYLPKARTLGRKFEELFITVALEQELSKRRILEIYMNIIEWGDGIYGLVPASRHYFRKHPSELTDEECAFLASIIARPRHRWRPDPLVNLGAGWRQYVDLLVRKMEEKQLPEEREPQ